A portion of the Punica granatum isolate Tunisia-2019 chromosome 7, ASM765513v2, whole genome shotgun sequence genome contains these proteins:
- the LOC116214227 gene encoding protein NOI4-like isoform X1, producing MSQEKGRPLPKFGEWDVNDPASAEGFTVIFNKARDEKKTGGKPDSPGKSEVPIKSSVDPTKPPVKKWFCCVLSPAAEH from the exons ATGTCG CAGGAGAAGGGTCGACCTTTGCCAAAGTTTGGTGAATGGGATGTAAATGACCCTGCTTCAGCCGAGGGATTTACTGTAATCTTTAACAAGGCTAGGGATGAGAAAAAAACAGGTGGCAAGCCTGACTCTCCAGGAAAGTCTGAAGTGCCGATTAAAAGTTCAGTGGATCCCACAAAGCCTCCAGTT AAGAAATGGTTTTGCTGCG
- the LOC116214227 gene encoding protein NOI4-like isoform X2, producing MSEKGRPLPKFGEWDVNDPASAEGFTVIFNKARDEKKTGGKPDSPGKSEVPIKSSVDPTKPPVKKWFCCVLSPAAEH from the exons ATGTCG GAGAAGGGTCGACCTTTGCCAAAGTTTGGTGAATGGGATGTAAATGACCCTGCTTCAGCCGAGGGATTTACTGTAATCTTTAACAAGGCTAGGGATGAGAAAAAAACAGGTGGCAAGCCTGACTCTCCAGGAAAGTCTGAAGTGCCGATTAAAAGTTCAGTGGATCCCACAAAGCCTCCAGTT AAGAAATGGTTTTGCTGCG